The genomic DNA TGGCCCTCCAGCAGCGAGACGAGGTCTTCGCGCGGAATGCGAGCGGGCACAGTCGGATTGGCGATCTTGTAGCCGTTGAGGTGCAGGATCGGCAGCACCGCGCCGTCCACGGTCGGGTCGACGAACTTGTTGGCGTGCCAGGACGTCGCGAGCGGCCCGGTCTCGAACTCGCCGTCGCCGACGACGGCCGCCACGACCAGGTCGGGGTTGTCCATGGCCGCGCCGTATGCGTGCGACAGGACGTAGCCGAGCTCGCCGCCCTCGTGGATCGAGCCGGGCGTCTCGGGTGCGGCGTGCGACGGGATCCCGCCGGGGAAGGAGAACTGCCGGAACAGTGCTTGCAGGCCTTCGGCGTCCTCGGTGATGCGCGGGTAGATCTCGCTGTAGGTGCCCTCGAGGTAGGAGTTCGCGACGACCGCCGGGCCACCGTGGCCGGGACCGGCCAGGAAGATCGCGTTGACGTCGCGCTCACGGATGAGCCGGTTGAGGTGGGTGTAGACGAGGTTGAGGCCGGGCGTCGTACCCCAGTGGCCGAGCAGTCGCGGCTTGATGTCGTCCGGCACGAGGTCGCGCTGCAGCAGGGCGTTGTCGAGCAGGTAGATCTGGCCCACGGACACGTAGTTGGCGGCTCGCCACCACGCGTCGAGGTCGGCGAGCTGGCCGCGCGACAGGGGCTTCGTGGACGACTTCGGCTTCGGCGTGGACGAGGTGCGCTTGCGCGGTGGCGTCATGCGCTCCACTGTGCCGCGCGGTCGTCCTCGGGTCGAGGGGTCACCGGCAGCTCTTGACGACGCAACGGTGTAAGCGTGTAATCAACTCATGAGCACAGTCAGTGGTTGGCTCGTCGGGCGGCTCCCCGACGAGTGGTTCGAGGCGGAGCCCGAGGTCAGTGTCGACCGTGAGGAGATCGTCGTCGTGGGCACGCTCACGGCCCCCGACATCGACGCCCAGGACGACGAGCCGGCGGTCCGCGCAGCCGAGGCCGGCCGGATCAAGCGCTTCCGTGAGGACACCCGGCAGCAGCGGATGCGCATCGCCGACGAGGCCGAGCGCCGCTACGGCCGCAAGGTCGCGTGGGGTGCGCAGTGCGGTGAGACGCGCGAGGTCTTCACCAACCTGTCGATCCCGGTCATGACGCGGCTGCGTCAGCCCGAGCGGCAGGTGCTCGACACCCTCGTCGACGCCGGTGTCGCGCGTTCACGCTCCGATGCGCTGGCGTGGTCCGTGCGCCTGGTCGCCGAGCACGAGGGCGACTGGATCAAGGAGCTGCAGGACGCGCTCACCGCGGTCCACGAGGTACGCCGGTCGGGCCCGTCCTCGCGTCGAGGGCGCACTGCATGACGGCGTCCGAGCCGCCCAGCCTGTACGACTGGGCCGGCGGCGCCGAGGCGTTCGAGCGGCTGACCTCGGTGTTCTACGACAAGGTGCTGCGCGACGACGTGGTCGGCCCGCTGTTCGCGCATATGAGTCCGGATCACCCGCACCACGTCGCGCTGTGGCTGGGTGAGGTCTTCGGCGGTCCGGCGCGCTACACGGACGAGCTCGGCGGATATCCGCGGATGCTCGCCCACCACCTCGACAAGGCGATCACCGAGCAGCAGCGCCGCCGGTGGATGGACTTGCTCCTCGACAGCGTCGACGAGGCCGGACTGCCGGACGACCCCGAGTTCCGCGCGGCGTTCGTCGGCTACATCGAGTGGGGCACCCGCCTGGCGCGGTCCAACTCACAGCCCGGTGCCGACGTCGTACGCGAGGCGCCCGTGCCCCGCTGGGGCTGGGGAGTCGCGCCGCCGTACGAAGGCTGAGCGGTCGTCGTACGACGGCCGGCCGGGCGGCCATACTGGGCGGCATGTCGTCGTTCGCCGTCCTCAACGGGCCCAACCTCAACCTGCTCGGCCAGCGCGAGCCGCAGACCTACGGCAGCACCACGCTCGCGGCGATCGAGGCGTCGTGTGCCGAGGTGGCGAGCGAGCTCGGCTGTGAGCTGAGCTGGTTCCAGTCCAACCACGAGGGCGCGCTCGTCGACGAGATCCAGCGGCTGGCCGCCGACGGCACCGACGGCGTCGTCATCAACGCCGCCGCTTACACCCACACCTCGGTCGCGATCCGTGACGCGCTGGCGACGCTCGACGCGCCGTTCG from Luteipulveratus halotolerans includes the following:
- a CDS encoding group II truncated hemoglobin, yielding MTASEPPSLYDWAGGAEAFERLTSVFYDKVLRDDVVGPLFAHMSPDHPHHVALWLGEVFGGPARYTDELGGYPRMLAHHLDKAITEQQRRRWMDLLLDSVDEAGLPDDPEFRAAFVGYIEWGTRLARSNSQPGADVVREAPVPRWGWGVAPPYEG
- the aroQ gene encoding type II 3-dehydroquinate dehydratase — protein: MSSFAVLNGPNLNLLGQREPQTYGSTTLAAIEASCAEVASELGCELSWFQSNHEGALVDEIQRLAADGTDGVVINAAAYTHTSVAIRDALATLDAPFVEVHISNVHAREGFRAHSYLSDLASGVIVGCGVQGYELAVRRLVALTSTP